Genomic segment of Peribacillus frigoritolerans:
ATTGGGAGATATTGGAAGCCTCCCTTTCTTAATTGTGCGTTTGCTGAAGATTGGAGCTGTCTTTAAGGCAGCTTTTTTTATAGAACTAAAGGGGGAGGTTAGTTGAATAAGGAAATATTTGGATTGAGGTAGATATAAGTAGAAAAGTTAAGAATAAGGGGTGATTTTTTGGAGAAAAATATTGGGGATGTAGATTTTTTTAAACAAGTAGTAAAAAGACTTTGCAAAAAAAAGAAACCTTAATTGAAATCATCGAGAACGTAATGGTTATTAGCATTAAGAATCATTTAAAAGATGGAGTAGACTTAGATTGTTTTAATATTTTAAACCTTATTTACCGAACAATTGGACCTTTAGAAGAGAGCTGAACAAACAAGAAATAGAATTATTGAGGCTTATGCAGAGTGCATTTTATTTTGATTATAGCAATGAAATGAATACCATTTGGCGATGAATTATTTACTAAGTTTTTAATGTTTTTACTGATATATGCAAAGTTACCAGTACACTAATAAAGTAATAAGGTTTATTTCAGTAAAATAAGGTATATTATATTTGTTGAATAGATTCTCTTTAAAGACAAGAAAAGTAGGTGAACAAAGTGGGAAAATATCAATTGGATACCAAAGGTAAGGTAGCTGTGACAAAGTTTCATGAAAAACAGAAGCCTGCCAAATTTGATAAAAAGCAGCAACTTGAAAAAATACGTGCGGAGTATTTGAAAAAGAAGCAAAAACAAACAGATAAATAATATGAATGAAAACATAGGAAGACTAAAATCTCCCTATGTTTTTCTTATTCGAAGTTCTTTTAGAGTTTATTATTCCCATAAATTTCAGATTCGGTGACAAAAAACTCGTCATCAGATATCCATTCCTCACTAAAAATTTCAGTAGCAGAATCAATAGACCAGCCGTTATTTTGGATACACCAGTAATCTCCAACAGAAATTTTTAAAACATTTGGATACTCACTTGGCTTAGGTAGCTGAATAAAAAGATAAGTCTCGATCTTTTCAGCAAGATACTTTCTCAACACCCCACACTCAAAGAAAGTCAGGGAATACCAATGCGCTGAATTTACTTCTAATAACTTAAAGGTAAACCAATGAGTAAACCTATAAAAAACCTACTATATCAACGTTTATATGTTAAAAGGTTTACAGGTTTATGCAATTATTGAATTCTTATATAAAAAAATAGATAGATGATGAGTTAGAGTTAGCCTTAGACAAAATTAGCTTATCAATCATCATTAGAAAGTTTGAAAATCGCTTAGAATGGTTTTCTGAACACACAAAGCTGATTAATAAGCATAGATGGAATGTAGCAAGCTACCAGCGTTTAGCTTAAAAGCTTTTATTGCTAGTAGTTTTCTTACCACAGCTAAACATTTCTGATATGCTCCAATAAAAAATAAAGCAACGCATTCCAATATAGAAACGGCTGCTTTAATTCATACTTTCAATTTTACGCTTGACGAGTTTTTTATAAAAATGGCTACGGTTTTGGTTACGTTTCTAAATAGTTGTAAATCAACTCTAGTCAAATGCGATAGTTAAGAAACATTGTATTCATCGTAAGAACTAATATAGAATAATTTAAAATAATTGGGAAAATATACCTCAAATAAATAAACTGCAATCTATTAAATTGTTGATATATCAATGTTTCTAACGTGTTTTTTGATGAATTTATAAACTTAGTTACGTTATTGATTACGTTTTTCCCAATTTTCTGTATATGGTGCAAACAAAAACAAGAAAATAGGTAAGTTATTCATCGTTCAAATTTTATGGGGCTGGAAACTGCTCCATTTTCTAATGGAACTAAAGGGGCAGGATTGCTTAAGAAGGATTATTACCCTTTTTTGTGGAATTAGTTTGCTTTTATAAGGGGAGGTATCTGGTGAAAAAAATTGTCATTATTGGTTCGGGGGGTTCTGGAAAATCCACTTTGGCAAAGCAGTTAGGCGAAAAGTCAAAAAGAAATGTTTATCATCTTGATGCATTATTCTGGAAACCTAATTGGATAGGTGTTCCAAGAGATGAACAAAGAAGAGTTCAAAAAGAATTAGTTAAAGAAGAAGAATGGATAATTGATGGGAACTATGGTGGGACAATGGAGATAAGACTTAATGCAGCAGATACAATAATCTTTCTCGATATTCCGAGAACAATTTGCGTCTTTCGTGCATTTAAAAGAATGCTTCAATATCGAAATAAAACAAGACCAGATATGGGAGAGGGTTGCGAAGAAAGGTTTTCCTTTGAGTTTTTTAAATGGATATGGGAATATCCCAAGACGAAAAGACCTAAAATTTTAGAGAGACTTGATCAGTTGTCTAAAGATAAAGAAGTTATTATCTTAAAATCACCAAAAGAAGTTCAATATTTTTTGGAAAAAGTGCAATAACTATAACTTTTTGTTTAGCTAACAGGTGCTTTAACTGAAGATCGGAGCTGTCTTTAAGGCAGCTTTTTCTTATGGAACTAACGGGGCAGGTTAGGTCATTAAGAATCTAATGAAATATATGGTATAATATGTAATAAATATACATAAGACCTAACAAGGGAGAGTTATTAATGTTTCCAATATTAGAGACAGAAAGACTAATACTAAGAGAAATAAAAAAAGAGGATGCAGAAGGTATTTTCGCTTGTTTTTCTAACAACAATGTAACACGTTATTATGGGCAAGAAACATTACGGAGTATAGAACAAGCAGAGAAGTTCGTTGATTTCTTTTCAAAAAACTACGATGAACAAAGAGGCATACGCTGGGGGATTGAAAGAAAAGAGACCAAAGGTATAATTGGAACAATTGGCTTTAATGCTTGGTTGCCTAAACATAAAAGAGCAGAAATAGGGTATGAAATCCATCCAGAGCAGTGGAGAAAAGGATATACTTCAGAAGCAATAGCTAAAGTTCTTTCATATGGCTTTGATGTTATGGATTTAACTCGTATAGGTGCTGTTGTATTTATTGACAATGAAGCATCTAATAATTTACTAATTAAAATTGGTTTTCAAAAAGAGGGAGTTTTGAAGAAATATATGTATCAAAATGGTGAAGCACACGATACCTATGTCTATTCATTACTCGAAAGTAATAATTAATTAAAGTTCTTCAGCCAACAGGTGCGTTCGTTTAACAAAGGGTTGCTGCGGCAGCCTTTTTCTAATGGAACTAAAGGGACAGGTTAGTGGAATAACTGAAAACTAAAGGGACATTTGTTAATGTTATAGAAGTGAAAAGATAAAAGTTGAGGTAATATATGGATGAAATTATAAAAACTCTTCGAGACAGAATAAAGTTTTTAAAAAACGCCACTAAAATTGAAAAACTATCAAAAGGGTACTCTCCCGATAAAAAATATGTGGTTTATGTTGATGATAACAAATTTTTGTTACGGGTATATGATATGGTGGGGCATGAAAAGAAGAAGGCAGAGTTTCAAATATTGAACAAAATGAAACAGTATAATGTTCAATCATCACAACCGATTGATATAGGTATTATTGAAGCGTTAAACGCCGGTTATAATATTTACTCTTATATCGATGGTATAGATGCAAAAGAGGCAATACATACACTTAAAGAAGAAGAACAATATAAAATTGGAATGGAAGCAGGTATACAACTATCGAGGATGCATTTATATGAAGCTCCTTCAACAGTTAAAAACTGGTATGAACGAGCGATGGATAAGCATTATAGATATCTAAATGCTTACAAATCTTGTGGAATAAAGATTAAAAATGAAGAAAAGATTATTGATTTTATTGAAAAGAATAAACATCATGTAAAATATCGTTCCAATCACTTGCAGCATGATGATTTTCATCTGGAGAATATTATTGTGAATGATAAGCAGTATGCTGGTGTAATTGATTTTAATAATTTTGATTGGGGGGACCCATATCATGACTTTGTAAAAGTAGCATTATTTCAAAGGGAATTAAGCGTTCCATTTTCAATTGGACAAATTGAAGGATATTTTGTTGGTAGTGTTCCTGAAGATTTTTGGATGCTTTATTCTATCTATACGGGAATGGTTATCTTTTCATCAGTTGTATGGTCTTTACGATTTGCACCAGACAATTTAGATGCAATGATAACACGATTATACGTTGTGTTGGAAGACCACAAAGATTTTGAATTACTAAAACCTACATGGTATGAACCAAATAAGTTATTAAACTAACAGGTGCTTTAATAAGGGAGGTTGCTGCGGCAGCCCTTTACTTATGGAACTAAAGGAGCAGTTTAGTTAATCAAGGAAAATAAAAGAGAATAGTAGAATAAGCTTTTACTATTTAATTGGGGGATACTTGTATGATAAAAAAGATTTATGTTGTTAGACATTGTGAAGCACAGGGCCAATCTTCTGAAGCACGATTAACAAAAAAAGGATTGAAACAAGCGAAATATTTATCTGAATTTTTCTCCAATACTAAAATTGACCGAATCATATCAAGTCCATTTTTACGTGCTATTCAATCAGCAGAACCAATAAGTAAGAAAAAAAACTTGAAAATAGAGATTGATGAACGTTTGTCAGAACGCACACTAAGTACAACGGACTTACCTGACTGGTTTGAAAAACTTAAAGCAACGTTCAATGATATGGAGTTGAAATTTGAAGGAGGAGAGTCGAGTCAAGAAGCAATGAACCGAATAGTAAACGTTGTAGGTGAAGTGTTTAAAAGTGAAACTGAAAACACAATAATCGTTACTCACGGAAATTTAATGTCTTTACTGCTAAAGAATTATAATAATAACTTTGATTTTGAATGTTGGAAGAATCTTAGTAATCCTGACGTCTTTCAATTAACTTTTACAAAAAATGATGTAAATATGGAACGTATATGGCAAGAAGAAACAATAATAAATATTTGATTAGGCGTATTATTTTGTTCAACTAACAAGGGATTTAATCAATAAGGGAGTTGCATGGCAGCTCTTGTTCTTATATTTGTGAAGGATGTACTTAAACTACCATGAAAATAGACTTCTGGAATTTAGGGGAAAAGGCAATACTTAAGAAGACGCAGCTCATTGTTTTTTTAAAAAGGGGAGAGCGCCTAATTTACTGATTTATTGTAGGTAAGTGGACTGAATTTAAGATGCTTCAGGTTCTTGTAACGTAACTGTGTATCCTAAACTTTCAAGTCTTCTTAGTGAGTGCCGAAAAATTGATTGTTGTCTCTGCTTATCAAAGTAGTCTTCGCCTAAGTCTACATACATTTCTTTTCGAGTTAAGAGATAATAGGAGATACGTAACATGGCATGAGCGACTACTATTCCTGCTCGTTTCTTACCTTTTCGTGATGCTGTACGCCTATACAGTGCTCCGAGATAGTTTTTAGATCCTCTTACAGAATGAGCTGCTTCTGTTAATGCTGATCTCAAATACTTGTTTCCTTTTTTTGTTTTAGCCGATTTTCTTTTTCCCGCACTTTCGTTATGCCCAGGAACTAGTCCTGCCCAAGAACACATATGAGCTGCACTTGGAAACTGTTTCTTAATATCAGTCCCAATTTCAGATAAAATTTGCTCAGCCATTCTTGTAGCTATGCCAGGAATAGAGTCTAATCGTTCCACATCTTCTTGATAGGAGCTTACTCTTTCCTCGACCTCTTGGTCGAGCATCTCGATTTGCTCTGTTAAAAAATCAATATGCTTTAAAATGGTTTTTAACATGAGGCGTTGATGCGAATTGATATAACCTTTAAGGGCGAGTTCTAGTTCATCTTTCTTCTTTTTCATTGTGCGTCGAGCAAAGTTTGCTAGTTTTTCAGGGTCTTCTTCACCTTCGGCAATT
This window contains:
- a CDS encoding DNA topology modulation protein, encoding MKKIVIIGSGGSGKSTLAKQLGEKSKRNVYHLDALFWKPNWIGVPRDEQRRVQKELVKEEEWIIDGNYGGTMEIRLNAADTIIFLDIPRTICVFRAFKRMLQYRNKTRPDMGEGCEERFSFEFFKWIWEYPKTKRPKILERLDQLSKDKEVIILKSPKEVQYFLEKVQ
- a CDS encoding GNAT family N-acetyltransferase — translated: MFPILETERLILREIKKEDAEGIFACFSNNNVTRYYGQETLRSIEQAEKFVDFFSKNYDEQRGIRWGIERKETKGIIGTIGFNAWLPKHKRAEIGYEIHPEQWRKGYTSEAIAKVLSYGFDVMDLTRIGAVVFIDNEASNNLLIKIGFQKEGVLKKYMYQNGEAHDTYVYSLLESNN
- a CDS encoding aminoglycoside phosphotransferase family protein, giving the protein MDEIIKTLRDRIKFLKNATKIEKLSKGYSPDKKYVVYVDDNKFLLRVYDMVGHEKKKAEFQILNKMKQYNVQSSQPIDIGIIEALNAGYNIYSYIDGIDAKEAIHTLKEEEQYKIGMEAGIQLSRMHLYEAPSTVKNWYERAMDKHYRYLNAYKSCGIKIKNEEKIIDFIEKNKHHVKYRSNHLQHDDFHLENIIVNDKQYAGVIDFNNFDWGDPYHDFVKVALFQRELSVPFSIGQIEGYFVGSVPEDFWMLYSIYTGMVIFSSVVWSLRFAPDNLDAMITRLYVVLEDHKDFELLKPTWYEPNKLLN
- a CDS encoding histidine phosphatase family protein — encoded protein: MKKIYVVRHCEAQGQSSEARLTKKGLKQAKYLSEFFSNTKIDRIISSPFLRAIQSAEPISKKKNLKIEIDERLSERTLSTTDLPDWFEKLKATFNDMELKFEGGESSQEAMNRIVNVVGEVFKSETENTIIVTHGNLMSLLLKNYNNNFDFECWKNLSNPDVFQLTFTKNDVNMERIWQEETIINI
- a CDS encoding IS110 family transposase, whose amino-acid sequence is MEVVIERACGMDVHKDNITACIMTPEGKEIQTFSTKTVFLIQLVDWIKQNNCTHVAMESTSVYWKPIVNLLEAEEIEFLVVNAQHMKAVPGRKTDVKDAEWIAKLLRHGLLKASYIPDRNQRELRELVRYRRSIIEERARQHNRIQKVLEGANIKLGSVVSDVMGVSARDMLNAIAEGEEDPEKLANFARRTMKKKKDELELALKGYINSHQRLMLKTILKHIDFLTEQIEMLDQEVEERVSSYQEDVERLDSIPGIATRMAEQILSEIGTDIKKQFPSAAHMCSWAGLVPGHNESAGKRKSAKTKKGNKYLRSALTEAAHSVRGSKNYLGALYRRTASRKGKKRAGIVVAHAMLRISYYLLTRKEMYVDLGEDYFDKQRQQSIFRHSLRRLESLGYTVTLQEPEAS